The Panicum virgatum strain AP13 unplaced genomic scaffold, P.virgatum_v5 scaffold_3658, whole genome shotgun sequence nucleotide sequence agacgtgatccttggaatggactggttaagcctacacaatggcctcataggttgtgctgACAAGATAGTACATCTAACCAACTCAGATGGGATGTAAGTGACTTGCCATACTGggggaagtggaccagacccaatggttTTCAGTATGGATGGGAAATCCCTAGAAGGAATTCCAGTTGTGAATGAGTACCCTGATGTTTTTCCGGAAGAACTCCCCGGAATGCCACCTGACAGAAatatagaatttgtcattgaacttatCCCTGGAACCTCTCACattgccaagagaccctataggatggcagcctcagaACTAGCAGagctaaagaaacaactagaggattTATAACGAAGTGGTTTTATTAGGCTTAGTTCATCCCCATGGGGAGCCctagtcctatttgtcaagaagaaagatgggagtattaggttgtgtgtagattaccgtgcactgaatgaggttaccatcaagaataaataccccctcccaggattgatgatcttttttatcagctaaaaggagccaagtacttctccaagattgatctgaggtcaggatattaTCAGCTCAAGATTAAGAAAAATGACATTCCAATGACAACTTTTGTCACTCGTTATGGGTAGTTTGAGTTTactgtgatgtcttttggactcactaaTGCACCTGATTATtttatgaacctcatgaacaaggtgtttatggatgagttagataaaTTTGTCGTAGTTTTTATcaacgacatacttatttactccaaaaGTGCTCATGAACATGAACAACAGCTCAGAGTGATTCTGGAAAAGCTAAGAGCACATAAGCTATAtgcaaattcagcaagtgtgaattttgacttgagaaagtagccttccttggtcatattttgaccgcagaaTGAGTAGCAGTTGACCCCGAGAAAGTTGAGGCAGTCTCCAACTagcagcaaccgaccaatgttagtgaaatcagaagctttcttagattagctgggtattatcgaagaTTTATTGAAGGATTATCCAAGatcgcccggcccatgacagagctgcttaaaaaggaaaagaagtttgtttggacaGAAACCtgtgaaaggagtttccaggagttgaagaaaAGATTGACAACCGCCCCAGTACTCACCCTACCGGACAttaatcgggattttgtcatttattgcgatgcatcccgacaaggtttagggtgtgtccttatgcaagatgggaaagttgttgcatatgcttcccaccaactcaggcctcatgatGTGATGTGGGGAAAGCAGTACGTCAGGTGCAAGAAGGTGGCTGGTTAGCTGTCACAGATCATCGTCAGTTTGGTTAGTTTGTTACTGGTCGTCGTTGGATTTAGATTACATCAAGTTAGTTTGTTGAGTTCGGTTTGTTAGAGATTGAGTTAGTTGTTTGAGTCGGTTTGTTAGAGATTAAGTTAGTTGTTTGAGTCGAATAAGAAGAGATTTGGTTAGTTGGGAAAGAGTTGCTGTACGGGATATATATATCCCCAAACATGTAAGAGCCtgaaatatatcttcacccaaccagatcTAAACCTcagacagagaagatggttagaactggtcaaggattataatGTGAAAATTCACTACCACCCTGGCAAAGCtaacgtggtagccgatgccttaagccggaaatcgtatggacccaaggatgcccatctgcaagaggaaatggcacgattgaatgtgcacattgtcccccGAGGTTCCAGCCACCAGCTGAGTGTTCAACCTGCCCTGGAGGacagcatcagaaaagcccaagaTTCGGACAAAGATTTAATGAAAATCCGCAAACATACCGGAGAGAACAAAGCACCGAATTTTCGAGTGAACAATAAGGGAACCCTGTAGTATaaagataggatttgtgtgcccaaagaaggagacttccggcaaatgatcatggacgaagctcataactcggcatattccatccacccaggtccaccaaaatgtacttggatttaaaacaaaagtattggtggaatggaatgaagtcagACATTGACCAGTTCGTTGCCCATTGCGACACCTGTTAAAggatcaaggctgagcatcagaagccagcaggattactACAACCCTTACCTATCCCaatttggaaatgggatgaaatatgaatggattttgtggtaggattgcccaagacccagaaaggttatgattccatttgggtaatagtggaccggctCACCAAAGTCACTCACTTCCTACCCAAACGAACGAATTATGGAGGAGAAAAACTAGCCCAGCTCTATGTGGTTAATATAGTAAAGCTGCACGGTGTGCCTAGtagaattgtttcagatcgcgggacccagttcacctccaaGTTCTGGAAAAGTCTGCATAAGGCCATGGGGACCAAGTTGGATTTTGGTTCGGCCtatcacccgcagactgatGGACAGACTAAAAGGGTAAACCAAATTATGGAGAATATGTTAAgtgcatgtgtccttacctatggtaaagattgggagcaaagtttaccctatgcggagttctcctacaacaacagttatcaggtaAGTTTAGGCATGTCGCCATTTGAGGCTCTCTATGGAAGAAAGTGCAGGACCCttttgatgtggtcagaagtaggaGAGCGTACACTAACCGGATCAGCTCTCATAAAAGAGGCAGAAGAACGTGTGGCTGAGATTAGAGAGAAGCTAAAGGCAGCCCAATCActgcagaagagttatgcagacaagTGAAGAAGAGAATTATGTTTTGAGGTTGGAGATTTTGTATACCTTAAGGTCTCTCCGATCCGGGGGACTCAAAGGTTTCAAGTTCAAGGAAAATTAGCtcctcggtatattggaccataccaAGTAGTGAAAAGAGTTGGAGCGGTAGCATACTGTATTCAATTGCCTGAGGAAATGTCGAATATACATCCGGTATTTCATGTGTCTCAGCTCAGAAAGTGCTTTAGGGTACCTGAAGAAGAAATAGTACCAGTGGAAACAATTGACCTGCAAAAGAATCTTTGGTATCAAGAAGTGCCTGTCAAAATCATAGACACTGTCAAAAAAGAACAAGGAATTCAGAGGTACGAATTTGCagagtgcaatggagcagacacggagtggaagaagctacgtgggaacgcgaagatgcgttaaagaaggaatttccccatctGTTCAGAACTCAGtcaaatctcgaggacgagattcattttaagtggggtaggtttgtaacattcCGAAAATCCGCCCAAATAAATCACCctctaaaaatattattttcaaAACCTTTTTCAATGCTGAGCTCAAATCACTCCAAAATTCTTTTCCGCCCGAGCTCCCAATCTCCCGAAATCATATCCCGGCAatccgccgtcccgacaccaGTACCAATCGCCGTCCTAtcccctttccctttctctcgtTCCGTGTGCTCATCGTTGACCGACCGAACGCCGcagcgcgcgcgtggccgaccgccgccgcgaatcctgccgacagctctctctctctctctctccatttttctttttccctttttcttttttctttttttccttttctttcccccTCCTTTCATTtcaccttctccctcctctcctcctttccCTCACACGCTGCACGAGCAGAGCTCGGCGCGCCGGCCCCCTCCCTGCGCCGAGCCCCTCCCtgggcgccgcctcccctgcttgcGGCCGCTGCTCGCCCGTCCCGCCCTCTACGCGCGTCGTACCCCCTTGcccgcctcggcgctcgcgcccACCCCAACGAGCCACGGGGAAGCAGAGCCGGCCGCACACACGGCGCCCCGCCATTGGCTGTCGCCCCTCCCACttgcgccgcccctccgtcTTCTCGTCCTCTCGCCATCGCGTCCGCGCCATAGCACCACGCTTGAGGACGCCCAGCAAGTGGCCGAGCAAGCCCCACCTCCATTAATCGCTgtcctcgagctcgccggccaccaccgtcGCGCCCCCCACTTCCCCGCCGTGCCTTGGGCTATAAATAGGCCCTTGCGCCGCCCTCAAGCACCAAAAGCTCACCCGCCACCTCCAGCCCTCCCATCCCCACACccacagcgccgccaccaccaccatctccggcgacctccgccgccCACCGCGGGCACGCCTCCACGGGCCGCCTCTGCTCGAGATTGGTAGGGGAATAGAACCCCCAAGCCCTCCTCTCCGTTTCCCCGTCCTCCATGGCCGCCCCAAGCCCCCAGGGCCGCGGGTccaaggccgccggcgcccccccccctctgTTCTTCCCGTGTCGAGAGGTAGAAGAAAGGGGGCAATTTTGCCTTGAGCCCCCTTTTCTTTTAAGAGCCCTCCCACTCTCTATTTTCCTTTTTAAAGAAAACCCCCTCTATCTTTGATAATTCCAATCTAACCTTCCACTTTACAAAATAATTATGAATAGGTCCCAGCCATTTCCAGGGTGACCCAAAACGTTcccaataattataattaagcCCTTGCCATCCCGAGAATATTTCCAAAAGAAACCCCTCTCTTATTTCTTTTAATGAATAAgcccctccactatataaaatTAATTCTAAATAGACCCTTGTCCTTTTCTGGAGTAGCCCAAATATTTTCAGAAATATTAATCAAGTCCTTCCACcctcaaaactaattacaaataggccctcgGATCTCTATTTAGCCCCTAGACCCCTCTTCGACCCGTCAtctcatgcgccaaaaatccttcgtttgccccgaaactttaccacacctTTTCTAACGTAAATTCAGCTGTACCATTAGAAAATCactcaaaaatattactcctatctccatatcttaatttttcccgacccgagctcaacgataaaacctttatttttttcattattgtgtgcttgtttgtgtgcgctgtagaccacggggTGAACGAGAAAGAACCCGTCGatgagcagtaccgcgagcaagtgtgcgaggaccagtaccgcgaccccgaaggacagtacctcgatcaggacttcccggaaggctttgagatggaagtgtgtgtgtgtgggaaggaaaaAGTTGGATTTATGGAAAACAAATGAAAGTTGTGTCTcgatgagatggatggcatttctgtgtgaattgccagaaGGTGTGCTTGTAcctttgtggttgagcaagaaggttgggagatattcattttgtcacaattaagtaccgagttgatgtgtcatcttgcctaattcaactatcgtgcaaatcactcgaccgttgtgtgtggcaacggcttagcataaatcccactagttagtctgatagtctGGAATCTGGATATATGCATAGTTATAACCTTCAGTACTACTTTGGTCCATTTTAATTTTCAATGGTGTCGTATCAAGGAAATTTGGGGTATGGCAAGAATTACTCATTGCAATCTGGACTAGTGATTTCTTTAGGCATCTATTCGGTGGCATTGCATAGTTTCATTAGGTCTCTTTGCGAGCATAATTATCCTTATTATTTTCTTGGAAGTGTCCTCttctcatttttatattaaatgtCTTCTTGCGATACTCTGTTCAACAGTATGGTAGAATTCCAGTAGAGTAGAGTGGGCTGCTGTATATGGCACAAGTGAAGATGTTGAAATTCTGTTCCCATTCACTTCCCCAATTCAAGCTGTGACAAATTGGAGCGTTGATGGAATAATCAATCACATGAAACTGGAAAGAAAGCAACTAGAGGTATGCCACTGTAGCAATTCTTTTTATTTATGCACTTGGCTGTGCAACTTTAGTAATATTTATGTGTCAGGACTTGAAAAACAAATCAAGATTAACAATGCTAGCGTTCAAACACATTTGCATTGCTGCCTAATCTCTCTGTCTAGGTTTCGTCTAGGAAATTTGTTTAATTTGAATGCTTTCTTGGATAGCTTGTATTATTGGAATGCTCGTTCATTTAAGTTCAATTCATTTTCCCTGTagaaaataaattttataaGTAGGATATATTCTAGCAAACCACTAATTTCCATGTTTAATTATTTTGCACAGTTGCACTGCAACAAGCAGGACTAGTGAACTTTGGGCAGACATGCATATTTTAGTTGCCATGTACTGCAATTAACTCTTTGGTTATTCTTTATTAAGATTACTGAAACTGGCTGTGGGAAGAATTTTAGACTTAGCTAGGCTGGTAGCAGTTGTCTGTTTACCATGAAATACTGGAAAAAAACTGGTGGTTACTAGCAGTTAAGATTTTTTTTGACACAAATGTGTACAAATAAATAAGTATGTAGCTGTTTAATGATTGTTCCTGTGTGTTACCAGCGGGCCAATATGGATGATTGGATTTCTAGGAATCACTGATATATGCCTAGTTTTTATACTCTTGATAGTTGATACCTACAAGGGTTTCTGGGAAATGGGAATCCTTTTAAGTTACTGTTTAACTGCTTATATCGTTTGGATCCATCTCTGACTCAAAAGTTGTTTAGGATGATGATTTTGTTGAAACAAGAAAGTCTGAATTGAAAAAACAGGGTGATGATGCATTTGGGAAGCAAGATTATAGAAATGCATCAGCATACTACACACAGGTATGTTGTACTAAACTTATATTAACATCAGCAGCATGAAAATTGTTAACTATTTTAGTGATTAGAGTTAGCATCTTCTTGTATACAGCTCATTGTGTTAACTGCAGTGTCAGCATCTCTTTGTGTACAGCTCATCGTGCTGACTGTAAAGTTTAGTTGCCTAGAGCTGTCTGTCTGTAAGAAGCTAAGAAACCATTTACTTCCTAAAATGCTTGAAACTAGAGAACCGATTGATACCTTGGTTGGTAGAGCCTCCATTTGAGAGACCACCCACCCGAGCTCAAGCCTAGTGCTAGTTGTTCCCCTAAAGGGTTCAATACTCCACTCTCTTAAGGCAGCTAGGGGACATTTTTTGCCccttggtcaaattttatacaCTTGGAGGTAATTGCATCCATTCATAAACTTCATTTTGATGATATTGAGATAGTGTACATATGTATCTGTAAGGTTCCTAAATTATGGAGCATATACTAGTTGAAGCTTATAAATTGGAAGTCTAGATAGGCAATTAGTTTTAGCCATAGAGTATGGAGAGTAGTCTAAACGAGTCATCCATTCACCCAGTTTAATCTGATGGTGTTGAGATATTGGCATCTATCTGAGAGTTGCCTAAATTCTGTGGTAGATCCCAGTTTTCCTAATAAAGTACCTAAGCTAAGTTGATCTGTAAGTCTTTTGGGATCTTATAATATGCTCAGAAATGTTACCTCCCCGCTGTAAGACCTTGAATGGACAGCAGCTTCTATTgcgttttaattttttaatcaTCCTTGTTAAAGGTTTTCTTGAACATAATCATAGAACAAGAGCGTGGTATGTAATGGTATCTATTCAGCCGTATGTACTTTTTTGCGAATTGATCGAATCCCTAAAATACCCTTTGGTGTGGTCAATCAAACAGCTCACATTTTCTGAGTACCATGTGTGATGATACATCACAATCACCAAAGCATATTTCTTGGAAAAAGCAGTACCATGCACGCTCTTGTGTTCACAAAACTTGGTACTACTGGTAGAATTTGTTGTCCTCCATTTTTTGTTGTCTCACGATATCCACAAGTAAAATATTCTGAGATGGAAACCAGCAATCAACTAGCTTGGATAGCCTTGGGTTGGTCATGGAACACCACCTCTTTTAAGTAATTTCAGGAGGAGGTTGAGTGATGTGATGTATATTCCCGATGACCTCTTGCGTCTAGCTTTAGGGAGAAATTCTGTGAGGGAATCGCTCTTTGCTtcacattattttatttcagccCAGTCGTACCTAAGAAGCAAATGGCAAGTCTATGAGCTAACGTATGCAGCATTTCTGGAACGTGGCAACAGCAGTAACACCGTCACAGCTAATTTATGTTACTGCAGGCAATGAGGGTGGATCGTTATGATGCTGAATTGTTCGCAAACAGGAGTCTTTGCTGGTTCCGCAGAGGTGATGGGAGAAGGGCTTTGCGAGATGCAGTTAAATGCAAGATACTGCGGCCAAAGTGGGCAAAGGCCTACTTCCGATACGGACAAGCTCTGATGCTCATGAAGGTGCGACAAAACACCCTGGGTCCAGCTCCAGTGTCCAACTGAATTTGATATTTCATTGTCCCTTTCATCTCTCATATAAGTAATTTAACTGGCCATGCGCTTTTAATCGTGTTACTTAGGACTATGAAAAAGCATGTGACACAATCGCTGAAGGTTTAGAGCTGGACCCTCTGAACGATGAGCTCGATAAGCTATACTGGTAAGATAGTAGAGACCAGCCCATTGCTTCTTATGTTTCCTTGCAGCAACTGTAGGACTGCTACAACTAACAACGTTCTGTTTATTTGAATCCACCAACTATACGCCGTTTTCGAGTTTCTACTAATTGGCTTTAACCTTGTAGGGAGGCAATGGAACTGAAGAATGTCGGCAGTGAGCGGCTTAGAGAAAGCACACGTGAAAACTGGATCtccattttccctttttttcttttcttgggaTGTTTTTGAGGTTTGGGTAGAAACACTCGGTGGTCAGTAGTTTGCAGCTAGAAACACTGTACGCAGCGGTATCAGGGTCTGCTGTACTCTGGAACAACAGCGCTTGGTGTTCTTCGTTGCCAGGTTGGGAAGCCTGCTGTGAGTGGCTGAATCACGATGTGTTCACCTATATATATGATGCTGGCTGGGAGCATCACACGACGTGAAGGATTTTTTTTCTGGGCTTCAGACCGAGTGTTCCCATGCTTGAATACTCTGCTACTTCTTTTGTCACTCTGCTGAGTTCCTGACGCCATCGGGAGTCATTTACTGTGCCCGGAGATCTTCAGATAACTTGTAGCTACCACGCACTTGGATTGCCTGGCGCCTGGATGATGCGCTGGACGCTCGGCGCGGGCATGCCAAGGCCTACTTGGATGATCCACTGAAAGAGCATTGCTGCTGACGATGTCTGCGCGGGGACGGGCGCAGATGACGACGCGTACAGCATCATCTCTGGCTTTCTCCACTCTCCACCCACCGTTCTGGGAGCACCCGGGCAAGAAGCTGGAGGTTCATGCACTGCTAGTGACTTGGTGATGTTCTCTTGACAGGTTTACATGCTTGAATAATCCAGAACCTATATAAGCATGCTAGATGATCAAGCATGCCAATTAACTCGTGATCATGTTAGTTGTCTAAAAACAAAAAGGAACATACAACAGGAACTACATCCATACATGAATCTGACATCTAAATAAAGGAGCATATGCATACTAGTGAAGAGAAGAAGAACATGACTTGAGATTTGAGAATATAAGAGCATGACAAAATTTAATCCTGGACATCCAAAATGATGCAGAGCGGCCTGAGGGCATGCCAAAGGCTAAACTTTGTTAATGCCCGTATGAAATGCATACCAACAACAAACAGAGCTGAGATTATTCCAAGAAATGCATCCCAATCACCACATGGCTCCTAAGCTGCCTCCCAAGCTGTATCTCCCTGCTCGAATATTGATTACATTCTCCGATGCTTTGCACTTCTTTGGATAACGGTCAATTCATCGCAACACCATCATCATCCTCGAATTCATCTCTTACCATATATCCTTTTTTGAAAGACATTACCATAGATCCTTTCTTCTTGGATACTTGAAGACCTTCGAGTGCATGTTCCACCTCTCGCATTGTAGGTCGGTCCTCAGCTCTTAAATTTATGCATGATGCTGCAAGTACGGAAACTTCTTGGACTTCTTTGCCACCTTCCTCTATAATTTGTGGATCCAATATTTGGGAAATATTCCCCTCTCTAAGAAGGCTCACAAAATGTGCAACAAGGCCTTCACCATCGGAGGTCAAATATGAAAATGGTTTCTTCCTGGTGAGCAACTCCACAAGAATGACACCGAAGCTAAAGACATCGCTTCTTTCAGTAAGACGGCCCGTGTAGAAGTACGAAGGGTCCAGATATCCAATAGTTCCTTGCACCTTTGTGGTTAACCCTGTGGAATCCACCGGAGCGTACCTTGAAGCTCCAAAGTCTGAAACCTTTGATGTCATAGCATCATCAAGAAGTATGTTGCTAGACTTGATATCTCTATGTATTACAGGGATTGAAACTGACCAGTGAAGATATGCAAGAGCTTTTGCGGTTTCAGTGGCAATCCTCAATCTACTGTCCCATGTTATAGAAGTTGGCCCTTCGACATGAAGATGGTAAAAAAGAGTTCCGTTGGAAATGAACTCATAAACCAATAATGGGACCTCAGTTTCCAAGCAACACCCTAAAAGTTTCACTATGTTCCTATGGTTTATCTGGGAGAGGATTGCTACCTCGTTTATGAACTCGTCGATTTCTTTCTGGACAGTTATTTTTGACTTTTTGATGGCTACTAC carries:
- the LOC120694148 gene encoding hsp70-Hsp90 organizing protein 1-like; its protein translation is MRWMAFLCELPEGVLVPLWLSKKNSSRVEWAAVYGTSEDVEILFPFTSPIQAVTNWSVDGIINHMKLERKQLEDDDFVETRKSELKKQGDDAFGKQDYRNASAYYTQAMRVDRYDAELFANRSLCWFRRGDGRRALRDAVKCKILRPKWAKAYFRYGQALMLMKDYEKACDTIAEGLELDPLNDELDKLYWEAMELKNVGSERLRESTRLHA
- the LOC120694149 gene encoding wall-associated receptor kinase 3-like, with protein sequence MEVTAIYLHTLSGFSAGIGLGSGAGLILLLLAAIFVTKKIRHRRIRKLKQKFFSQNRGQLLHQLVSQRADIAERMIITLDELEKATNNFDKSREIGGGGHGTVYKGILSDLQVVAIKKSKITVQKEIDEFINEVAILSQINHRNIVKLLGCCLETEVPLLVYEFISNGTLFYHLHVEGPTSITWDSRLRIATETAKALAYLHWSVSIPVIHRDIKSSNILLDDAMTSKVSDFGASRYAPVDSTGLTTKVQGTIGYLDPSYFYTGRLTERSDVFSFGVILVELLTRKKPFSYLTSDGEGLVAHFVSLLREGNISQILDPQIIEEGGKEVQEVSVLAASCINLRAEDRPTMREVEHALEGLQVSKKKGSMVMSFKKGYMVRDEFEDDDGVAMN